One part of the Desulfonema ishimotonii genome encodes these proteins:
- the aprA gene encoding adenylyl-sulfate reductase subunit alpha, which yields MALPNKPKGELKAVRDPEVVEKEVDVLIVGGGMAACGTAFEMKKWLGDDQTVLLCDKAAMERSGAVAQGLSAINTYIGDNSPEDYVRMVRNDLMGLVREDLIFDLGCYVDDSVHLFEEWGLPVWKKTDDGKNLDGKKGQKMGTLKGGATPVRTGKWQIMINGESYKRIVAEAAKKALGEDNILERVFIVELLLDANVENQIAGAVGFSVRENKVYIIKCKTMMVACGGAVNIYQPRSVGEGKGRAWYPVWNAGSTYTMCMKVGAELTMMENRFTPARFKDGYGPVGAWFLLFKAKALNGLGENYAAGDAAKAELERFAPYGTAAITPTCLRNHLMLFEMKEGRGPIMMDTVTALATLGETMDKKELKHLESEAWEDFLDMTCGQANLWCAQDCEPEKKNSEIMPTEPYLLGSHSGCCGLWASGPDYDWVPESYKIKARNGKVYKQMTTVEGLFTSGDGVGGSGHKFSSGSHAEGRIAAKQMVRFAKDFADFTPTLAQSKDELVDMIYKPVRTFLDNCEYTTAIDINPNYIKPEGMMYRLMKATHEYGAGTATYYMTSSKSLEVVMDLLQTMREDCEKMAAGDLHELMRAWEIEHRIWTVEAHLRHIQYRKETRYPGFYYQADYPGQDDENWFCFVNSKFDPKAKQWDVFKKDYVKIIAD from the coding sequence ATGGCATTACCGAACAAACCCAAGGGTGAACTCAAGGCCGTAAGGGATCCGGAAGTTGTGGAGAAGGAAGTTGATGTACTGATCGTTGGCGGTGGTATGGCTGCCTGCGGAACCGCATTTGAGATGAAAAAATGGCTGGGTGATGACCAGACCGTTCTGCTGTGCGACAAAGCTGCTATGGAAAGAAGCGGCGCGGTTGCCCAGGGCCTGTCCGCCATCAATACCTACATCGGCGACAACTCTCCTGAAGATTACGTCCGCATGGTTCGTAATGACCTGATGGGACTGGTTCGTGAAGATCTGATCTTTGACCTTGGCTGTTACGTTGATGACTCCGTTCATCTGTTTGAGGAATGGGGCCTGCCGGTCTGGAAGAAAACCGACGACGGAAAGAATCTCGACGGTAAAAAAGGCCAGAAAATGGGCACCCTGAAGGGCGGTGCTACTCCGGTCCGTACCGGTAAATGGCAGATCATGATCAATGGTGAGTCCTACAAAAGAATCGTTGCCGAAGCTGCCAAAAAAGCGCTGGGCGAAGACAACATTCTGGAGCGCGTCTTCATCGTTGAGCTGCTGCTGGACGCCAACGTAGAGAATCAGATCGCCGGTGCTGTGGGCTTCTCCGTTCGTGAGAACAAAGTTTACATCATCAAGTGTAAAACCATGATGGTTGCCTGTGGCGGTGCTGTAAACATCTATCAGCCCCGTTCGGTCGGCGAAGGTAAGGGCCGTGCCTGGTATCCGGTATGGAACGCCGGTTCCACCTACACCATGTGCATGAAGGTCGGTGCTGAGCTGACCATGATGGAAAACCGTTTCACCCCGGCCCGTTTTAAAGACGGTTACGGCCCGGTCGGTGCATGGTTCCTGCTGTTCAAAGCCAAAGCCCTCAACGGTCTGGGCGAAAATTATGCCGCCGGTGACGCCGCCAAGGCAGAGCTGGAAAGATTCGCACCTTACGGAACCGCAGCCATCACCCCGACCTGTCTGCGTAACCACCTGATGCTGTTTGAAATGAAAGAAGGCCGCGGTCCCATTATGATGGATACCGTGACCGCTCTGGCAACGCTCGGCGAGACCATGGACAAGAAAGAACTCAAGCACCTCGAGTCTGAGGCCTGGGAAGATTTCCTTGACATGACCTGTGGCCAGGCCAACCTGTGGTGTGCTCAGGACTGTGAGCCGGAAAAGAAAAATTCCGAGATCATGCCGACCGAACCTTACCTGCTGGGTTCTCACTCCGGCTGCTGTGGTCTGTGGGCATCCGGCCCGGATTATGACTGGGTTCCGGAATCCTACAAGATCAAGGCCCGCAACGGCAAAGTCTACAAACAGATGACCACCGTTGAAGGTCTGTTCACCTCCGGTGACGGCGTGGGCGGTTCCGGTCACAAGTTCTCCTCCGGTTCTCACGCCGAAGGCCGTATCGCTGCCAAGCAGATGGTAAGATTTGCAAAAGACTTTGCAGACTTCACCCCGACCCTGGCACAGTCCAAAGACGAACTGGTTGACATGATTTACAAACCGGTGCGCACCTTCCTGGACAACTGTGAATACACCACAGCGATCGACATCAACCCCAATTACATCAAGCCCGAAGGCATGATGTACCGCCTGATGAAGGCCACCCATGAGTATGGTGCCGGTACCGCCACATACTACATGACCAGCAGCAAGAGCTTGGAAGTCGTCATGGATCTGCTTCAGACCATGCGCGAAGACTGTGAGAAAATGGCTGCCGGTGACCTGCATGAGCTGATGAGAGCCTGGGAGATCGAGCATCGTATCTGGACGGTTGAGGCTCACCTGCGCCACATCCAGTACCGCAAAGAGACCCGTTACCCCGGCTTCTACTATCAGGCAGACTATCCGGGGCAGGATGACGAAAACTGGTTCTGTTTCGTCAACTCCAAGTTCGATCCGAAAGCAAAACAGTGGGATGTCTTCAAGAAAGACTATGTCAAGATTATTGCTGACTAA
- a CDS encoding acyl-CoA synthetase yields the protein MSLESVYREAMALNTIRDMEKREAGTKAFFEKLNQTTLPDKFNWAAEIFEGMHVKERGDQLALIWTDLDTDAESQYTYKELAANGNKFLNFIRKNGAEKGNNLYMLTPIVPETWFASFAGIKGGMVSVPTATSMTEREIQFRFEAYKPDVIVAFEGLTDLVDDALKKADCTPKAKIVLGRKDGWTSYTEIDGEAAEADPADVGKDDVLFCFFTSGTTGLPKRVGHSATSYPVGHLSTAMIQGLEPGDVHHNLSAPGWAKWAWSSFFAPFNLGATATGFNFTVLNIEKYIATVAKYKVNSFCAPPTAWRAFVGLGLDKYDLSSMKYSLSAGEPLNPEVIDQWKKATGTEIRDFYGQTESTCMIGNPPWMEGKMKFGSFGYPSYMYDVILVDDEGKEITQADEPGHIVIRLSNWRALGLFHEYIDEPEKTKNVFQDNLYFTGDKASFDKEGYWWFVGRSDDVIKSSDYRVGPFEVESALIEHPSVMETAVVGVPDPKRHQLVKAFVILSSGYEPSRDLALELFKHTIDVLAKFKIPRIIEFVDELPKTISGKIRRVELRETEEGKKTEEAAPANEYFYHQFPELSSKKK from the coding sequence ATGTCGTTGGAAAGTGTTTACAGAGAAGCGATGGCGTTAAATACCATCAGAGACATGGAAAAACGGGAAGCAGGGACAAAGGCATTTTTTGAAAAACTGAATCAGACCACGCTGCCGGACAAGTTTAACTGGGCCGCAGAAATTTTTGAGGGGATGCATGTCAAAGAGAGGGGCGATCAGCTCGCTCTGATCTGGACGGACCTGGATACGGATGCTGAAAGTCAGTACACCTATAAGGAGCTGGCGGCCAACGGGAATAAATTCCTCAATTTCATACGGAAGAATGGCGCTGAAAAAGGCAACAACCTGTATATGCTGACCCCGATTGTTCCTGAAACATGGTTTGCCTCTTTTGCGGGGATAAAGGGCGGTATGGTATCGGTACCCACGGCCACCAGCATGACGGAAAGAGAAATTCAGTTCCGTTTTGAAGCCTATAAACCCGATGTGATTGTCGCTTTTGAAGGATTGACGGATCTCGTGGATGATGCGTTGAAAAAAGCCGACTGCACCCCCAAGGCAAAGATCGTTTTAGGTCGGAAAGACGGATGGACCTCCTACACCGAGATCGACGGGGAAGCCGCCGAGGCCGATCCCGCAGACGTGGGCAAGGATGATGTCCTCTTCTGCTTTTTCACATCCGGCACCACCGGACTTCCCAAACGGGTGGGCCACAGCGCCACCTCATACCCTGTCGGCCATCTGTCCACCGCTATGATACAGGGACTTGAACCCGGAGACGTTCACCATAATCTGAGTGCGCCCGGCTGGGCAAAATGGGCGTGGAGCAGCTTTTTCGCACCGTTTAACCTGGGTGCTACCGCCACCGGTTTCAATTTCACAGTGCTGAATATTGAAAAATACATCGCCACGGTTGCCAAATACAAGGTGAATTCCTTCTGCGCACCGCCCACTGCCTGGCGCGCATTTGTGGGACTTGGTCTGGACAAATATGACCTGAGTTCAATGAAGTATTCGCTGAGCGCCGGTGAGCCGCTGAACCCCGAAGTGATTGATCAGTGGAAAAAAGCCACCGGAACCGAGATCAGGGATTTTTACGGCCAGACCGAATCGACCTGCATGATCGGCAATCCGCCCTGGATGGAAGGCAAAATGAAGTTCGGCTCCTTCGGGTATCCCTCCTATATGTATGATGTGATCCTGGTGGATGACGAGGGCAAGGAGATCACCCAGGCTGACGAGCCCGGCCATATCGTCATCCGCCTGAGCAACTGGAGGGCGCTGGGTCTTTTCCACGAATATATCGACGAGCCCGAAAAAACCAAAAATGTGTTCCAGGACAACCTTTACTTCACCGGGGATAAGGCCTCATTTGACAAAGAGGGGTACTGGTGGTTTGTCGGCAGGTCCGACGATGTCATCAAGTCCTCCGACTACCGCGTCGGTCCGTTTGAGGTGGAAAGCGCGCTGATCGAACACCCCTCCGTCATGGAAACGGCTGTCGTCGGCGTCCCCGATCCCAAGCGGCATCAGTTGGTGAAAGCCTTCGTCATTCTGAGCAGTGGTTATGAACCTTCCAGAGATCTGGCCCTGGAACTGTTCAAACACACCATTGACGTGCTGGCCAAATTCAAGATTCCGAGAATCATTGAATTCGTGGATGAACTGCCCAAGACGATCAGTGGCAAAATCAGACGGGTCGAGCTGAGAGAAACCGAAGAAGGTAAGAAGACAGAGGAAGCCGCTCCGGCCAACGAGTATTTTTACCATCAGTTCCCGGAACTGAGTTCCAAGAAAAAATAA
- a CDS encoding FAD-dependent oxidoreductase translates to MDKKYGVYICTGCGIGEALDVKALCDVPDEEGIPVKTHPCFCGKEGVELLKKEAADGTNTMVIAACSRRVNFDIFKFDGCIVDRVNLREGVVWSHPRAEFPALTEEEKEDEDNFDRVQMMGEDYIRMGMARVEKVDLPEAYKLDEFTRKILVIGGGMTGLTAAIDAAKTGYDVTIVEKESYLGGYAAKVRRQIPMSEPYDGLLPPTIQSKIDEMEKYPGITVRTNTVVARIAGQPGDFTVTLKKPGEKIEFDVPFPLPDEMKVDENGKELDVDQLREKYLEYNEGRKDILSLDPDGEKFGAVILAAGWRPYRPEEGEFANLGFGSTPDVVTNAQFEEMAAKGPLVRPSDGNAAKSVVFIQSPGGDAGDADFDYAGAVTSLVALKQAKYVREDYEDGKAYIFYQHMRTPGLTEGFYKNIQQDPGIFMTKGEVIGVSKNGNDLVIEVQNTLLGEDVLVKADMVVLGTGMVPATADDPVINLAYRQGPGFRDIGLFNGYSDSNFICFPYETQRTGVYAAGAVRRSMTMEESVEDAAGAALKAIQCIESSNRGVAVHPRSGDMTFPDFFFQRCTQCKRCTEECPFGALDDDEKGTPKPNPTRCRRCGTCMGACPERIIGFADYNIDSIGSMVKSVQVPSEDDYTEPPMRILGLVCENDAYPALDIAGLKGLSYSADVRLIPVRCLGSVNVIWIKDALSQGMDGVFLLGCKHGDDYQCHFVKGSELAEIRMKKIGDALASLALEEERVAQFEVAIDEYDKLPKMINDFVDIIEGLGPNPFKGF, encoded by the coding sequence ATGGATAAAAAGTACGGTGTATATATCTGCACAGGCTGTGGAATCGGGGAAGCCCTGGACGTAAAGGCCCTGTGTGATGTCCCTGATGAGGAGGGTATTCCCGTTAAGACACACCCCTGTTTCTGCGGAAAAGAGGGTGTTGAACTGCTGAAAAAAGAGGCTGCGGACGGCACCAATACAATGGTGATCGCTGCCTGCTCCCGCCGTGTGAATTTTGATATTTTCAAGTTTGACGGCTGCATCGTGGATCGCGTCAACCTCAGAGAGGGCGTGGTCTGGTCCCACCCCAGAGCTGAGTTCCCGGCCCTGACCGAAGAGGAAAAAGAGGACGAGGACAACTTTGACCGCGTCCAGATGATGGGCGAGGACTACATCCGCATGGGCATGGCCCGGGTGGAGAAGGTTGACCTGCCCGAAGCCTACAAGCTGGATGAGTTTACCCGTAAGATTCTGGTCATCGGCGGCGGCATGACCGGCCTTACCGCAGCCATTGACGCCGCCAAAACCGGCTATGATGTCACCATTGTCGAAAAAGAATCCTACCTGGGCGGCTATGCGGCCAAGGTCCGCAGGCAGATTCCCATGTCTGAGCCGTATGACGGGCTGCTCCCGCCGACGATTCAGTCCAAGATCGACGAGATGGAGAAGTACCCCGGCATCACCGTCAGAACCAACACGGTCGTGGCCCGTATCGCAGGCCAGCCGGGTGATTTCACCGTCACCCTGAAGAAGCCGGGCGAGAAGATCGAATTTGACGTGCCCTTTCCGCTGCCGGACGAGATGAAGGTCGATGAGAACGGCAAAGAGCTGGATGTGGATCAGCTCCGGGAAAAATACCTGGAGTATAACGAAGGGCGAAAGGATATTCTGAGCCTTGATCCCGACGGCGAGAAATTCGGCGCCGTGATTCTGGCCGCAGGCTGGCGTCCCTACAGGCCCGAAGAGGGCGAATTTGCCAATCTCGGTTTTGGCAGCACCCCGGATGTGGTCACCAATGCCCAGTTCGAGGAGATGGCGGCCAAAGGTCCGCTGGTCCGGCCCTCTGATGGCAACGCTGCAAAATCCGTGGTCTTTATCCAGAGCCCCGGCGGCGACGCCGGTGATGCGGACTTTGACTATGCCGGTGCTGTCACCAGTCTGGTGGCCCTGAAACAGGCCAAATATGTGCGTGAGGACTATGAGGACGGCAAGGCCTACATCTTCTATCAGCATATGCGGACCCCCGGTCTGACCGAGGGATTTTATAAAAATATTCAGCAGGATCCCGGCATCTTCATGACCAAGGGCGAGGTCATCGGCGTGTCCAAAAACGGCAACGACCTGGTGATTGAGGTTCAGAATACCCTGCTGGGCGAAGATGTGCTGGTCAAGGCCGACATGGTGGTTCTGGGAACCGGTATGGTGCCTGCCACGGCAGATGATCCCGTCATCAACCTGGCCTATCGCCAGGGACCGGGTTTCCGTGACATCGGCCTGTTCAACGGCTATTCCGACTCCAACTTCATCTGCTTTCCCTACGAGACCCAGAGAACGGGTGTTTATGCTGCCGGTGCGGTTCGGCGCAGCATGACGATGGAAGAATCGGTTGAAGACGCAGCCGGTGCGGCCCTCAAGGCGATTCAGTGTATCGAATCCTCCAACAGAGGGGTGGCCGTTCACCCGCGTTCCGGCGATATGACCTTCCCGGACTTCTTCTTCCAGAGATGTACCCAGTGTAAGCGGTGTACGGAGGAATGTCCTTTCGGCGCGCTGGACGATGATGAAAAGGGCACACCCAAGCCCAACCCGACCCGCTGCCGACGCTGCGGCACCTGCATGGGCGCGTGTCCCGAGCGGATCATCGGCTTTGCCGACTACAACATCGACAGCATCGGCTCCATGGTCAAATCGGTTCAGGTGCCGTCCGAAGACGATTACACCGAACCGCCGATGCGTATCCTCGGCCTGGTCTGTGAAAATGACGCCTATCCGGCTCTGGATATCGCCGGGCTGAAAGGGTTGTCCTACTCCGCTGATGTCCGTCTGATTCCGGTGCGCTGTCTCGGTTCCGTCAACGTGATCTGGATCAAGGACGCCCTGTCCCAGGGCATGGACGGCGTATTCCTGCTGGGCTGCAAGCATGGTGACGACTATCAGTGCCACTTTGTCAAGGGCAGTGAGCTGGCCGAGATCCGCATGAAGAAAATCGGTGACGCCCTCGCCAGCCTGGCGCTTGAAGAAGAACGTGTGGCCCAGTTCGAGGTTGCCATTGATGAGTATGACAAGCTGCCCAAGATGATCAACGACTTTGTGGACATCATCGAAGGCCTGGGGCCGAACCCGTTCAAGGGCTTCTAA
- a CDS encoding SDR family NAD(P)-dependent oxidoreductase, with the protein MKLNNKVALVLGAVKGIGKGIGLALAGEGVKLALNYYDWEESLAEMKRDFADSGADHLIVRTNLLDTEAIPGLIQNVIDRFGRLDILINNIERGGWPAVHGQYTCDQWDMEMGTTLRAKQWLFEAALPHLKASGNGAVINFSSVAGIVGRSGPASYLFNEGYSAASRGMSLLTETWARLGAPEVRVNEIMLGIFETRHAQKTRGWGLLTAAQKQAITDHTLLGRTGKIDDAVRAVRFILRDAPYMTGSVLRIDGGYVLGGEKMAPMPRGVV; encoded by the coding sequence ATGAAACTGAACAACAAGGTTGCGCTGGTTCTCGGCGCGGTGAAAGGCATCGGCAAAGGCATCGGCCTGGCGCTGGCCGGGGAAGGCGTAAAACTGGCGCTTAACTATTATGACTGGGAGGAAAGCCTTGCGGAAATGAAAAGGGATTTTGCGGATTCCGGGGCCGATCACCTCATCGTTCGCACCAACCTGCTTGACACAGAGGCCATTCCCGGCCTGATTCAGAACGTCATTGACCGGTTCGGCAGGCTCGACATCCTGATCAACAACATTGAGCGGGGGGGCTGGCCTGCGGTTCACGGCCAGTATACCTGTGATCAGTGGGATATGGAAATGGGAACAACCCTCCGCGCCAAACAGTGGCTCTTCGAGGCCGCCCTGCCCCACCTTAAAGCCTCCGGCAACGGCGCAGTGATCAATTTCTCATCCGTTGCCGGCATTGTGGGACGCTCCGGACCGGCCAGCTATCTGTTTAACGAGGGCTACTCAGCCGCCAGCCGGGGGATGTCGCTGCTGACGGAGACCTGGGCACGGCTGGGTGCGCCCGAAGTGCGGGTCAATGAAATCATGCTGGGCATCTTTGAAACCCGTCATGCCCAGAAAACCAGGGGCTGGGGACTTCTGACAGCGGCCCAGAAACAGGCCATTACGGACCATACGCTCCTGGGCCGGACCGGAAAAATCGACGATGCGGTCCGGGCGGTGCGGTTCATTCTCAGAGACGCGCCGTATATGACCGGCAGCGTTCTGCGCATCGACGGCGGTTACGTTCTGGGCGGCGAAAAGATGGCCCCCATGCCCAGGGGGGTGGTCTGA
- the aprB gene encoding adenylyl-sulfate reductase subunit beta: MPSFVIQEKCDGCKGGEKTACMYICPNDLMVLDPNAMKAYNQEPDQCWECFSCVKICPTQAIEVRGYADFVPLGSSIMPMMGTEDVMWTCKFRNGLVKRFKFPIRTTSEGAANSYDDLKGKDIESALLSTQEADGVELPKPQTI; the protein is encoded by the coding sequence ATGCCAAGTTTCGTAATTCAGGAAAAATGTGACGGTTGCAAAGGCGGCGAGAAGACAGCCTGCATGTACATCTGCCCCAATGATCTGATGGTTCTGGATCCCAATGCGATGAAGGCCTACAATCAGGAGCCGGATCAGTGCTGGGAATGTTTTTCCTGCGTAAAGATTTGCCCGACCCAGGCTATTGAGGTTCGTGGCTATGCTGACTTCGTGCCGCTTGGAAGCTCCATCATGCCGATGATGGGTACCGAAGATGTGATGTGGACCTGTAAGTTCAGAAACGGTCTCGTAAAACGCTTCAAGTTCCCGATCCGTACCACTTCCGAAGGTGCAGCCAACTCTTATGATGATCTCAAGGGAAAAGACATTGAGAGCGCACTCCTGTCCACTCAGGAAGCAGATGGCGTTGAGCTCCCCAAACCGCAGACTATTTAA
- a CDS encoding CoB--CoM heterodisulfide reductase iron-sulfur subunit A family protein → MTVDKQAPASGSILVVGGGISGLTTALEAAEVGYEVFLVEKNPYLGGRVAQLNQYFPKLCPPTCGLEINFRRIKDNPNVKVLTLAEIEKVDGEPGNYEATIRLNPRYVNANCTCCGECASACQTEVPNDFNFGMDKIKGAYLPHEMAFPSRYVLSPRIIGTEDAKRCKEACKYDAIDLDMEPRTISLNVGSVVWATGWEPYDATRIDNLGFGRYQNIVTNMMVERLAAPNGPTQGKILRPSDDKAPESVVFVQCAGSRDENHLPYCSYICCMASLKQATYIRAQYPDAKIYIFYIDLRAPGQRYEKFYNKIKEDENVFFVKGKVAEVSEDPTTKKITVTAENTITGEKIHQEADLVVLATGMQPTAANTKLPANLRFSTDGFIVNDYDNGGMFGAGCANKPSDVVSANQNATGMALKAIQTLKK, encoded by the coding sequence ATGACAGTAGACAAACAAGCCCCTGCTAGCGGAAGCATTTTGGTTGTTGGAGGTGGGATCAGCGGCTTGACCACGGCCCTCGAAGCTGCCGAAGTAGGGTATGAGGTATTCCTGGTCGAAAAAAATCCTTATTTGGGCGGAAGAGTGGCGCAGCTCAACCAGTATTTCCCCAAGCTATGTCCTCCGACATGCGGACTTGAAATCAACTTCAGGCGGATCAAAGACAACCCGAACGTCAAAGTGCTGACGCTGGCTGAAATTGAAAAGGTGGATGGCGAACCCGGCAATTATGAGGCCACCATCCGGCTGAACCCCCGGTATGTCAACGCCAACTGCACCTGCTGCGGCGAGTGTGCTTCGGCCTGCCAGACCGAAGTCCCCAACGACTTCAACTTCGGGATGGACAAGATCAAAGGTGCGTATCTGCCCCATGAGATGGCGTTCCCGTCCCGCTATGTATTATCACCCCGGATTATCGGCACCGAAGATGCCAAACGGTGCAAGGAGGCCTGTAAGTACGACGCCATTGATCTGGACATGGAGCCCAGGACCATTTCCCTTAACGTCGGCTCCGTCGTCTGGGCCACCGGCTGGGAGCCGTATGATGCCACCCGTATCGATAACCTCGGCTTCGGCAGATATCAGAACATCGTCACCAATATGATGGTGGAGCGGCTGGCGGCCCCCAACGGACCGACCCAGGGCAAAATTCTCCGTCCCTCCGATGACAAGGCCCCGGAAAGCGTGGTCTTTGTCCAGTGTGCGGGGTCACGGGATGAGAACCACCTGCCCTACTGCTCCTACATCTGCTGCATGGCCTCTCTGAAACAGGCCACCTATATCCGGGCACAATATCCCGATGCCAAAATTTACATCTTCTACATCGACCTCCGGGCCCCCGGCCAGCGGTATGAGAAGTTTTATAATAAAATCAAGGAAGACGAGAACGTCTTTTTTGTCAAGGGCAAGGTGGCCGAGGTCAGCGAGGATCCGACGACCAAAAAGATCACTGTAACCGCCGAAAACACCATCACCGGTGAGAAGATTCATCAGGAGGCCGATCTCGTTGTTCTGGCAACAGGAATGCAGCCGACTGCCGCCAACACCAAGCTTCCGGCCAATCTCAGATTCAGCACGGACGGGTTCATTGTCAATGATTATGACAACGGTGGCATGTTCGGAGCCGGTTGTGCCAACAAGCCGTCTGACGTGGTTTCAGCTAACCAGAACGCGACCGGTATGGCCCTGAAGGCAATTCAAACCCTGAAAAAATAA
- a CDS encoding YkgJ family cysteine cluster protein, translating into MENQMIPIDMDESFEFSCGPDVPCFNECCRDLNQFLTPYDILRLKNHLGMRAEAFLDRYTTQHTGPETGLPVVVLRQNPDADFKCPFVAPEGCRVYEARPASCRTYPLARLASRSRETGQISEYYALMKEPHCQGFGQQKTQTVREWIRSQGIEIYNEMNDRFMEIIAMKNKQHPGPLDIKERHIFHLGCYDLDNFRSQVFEKGLPARVNVLPELAEQAKTDDLPLLKIGYQWVQDALFGTD; encoded by the coding sequence ATGGAAAACCAGATGATTCCCATTGACATGGATGAAAGCTTTGAATTTTCATGCGGCCCCGATGTCCCCTGCTTCAATGAATGCTGCCGCGATCTGAACCAGTTCCTTACCCCCTATGATATATTGCGTCTTAAAAATCACCTGGGAATGCGCGCGGAGGCATTTCTCGACCGCTACACCACCCAGCACACAGGCCCCGAAACCGGTTTGCCCGTTGTTGTCCTCCGCCAGAACCCGGATGCGGATTTCAAATGCCCTTTTGTCGCGCCGGAAGGGTGCAGGGTCTACGAGGCCCGGCCTGCCTCATGCCGTACCTATCCTCTGGCCCGGCTGGCCTCCCGTTCCAGGGAAACCGGTCAGATCAGCGAGTATTATGCGCTGATGAAAGAGCCTCACTGTCAGGGATTCGGCCAGCAGAAAACACAGACTGTCAGGGAATGGATCAGGAGTCAGGGGATTGAAATTTACAATGAAATGAACGACCGGTTCATGGAGATCATCGCCATGAAAAACAAACAGCATCCCGGCCCTCTGGATATCAAAGAGCGGCACATCTTCCACCTGGGATGTTACGATCTGGATAACTTCAGATCCCAGGTGTTTGAAAAAGGGCTGCCTGCCCGGGTTAATGTATTGCCCGAACTGGCGGAGCAGGCAAAGACAGACGACCTTCCCCTTCTGAAAATCGGATATCAGTGGGTTCAGGATGCCCTTTTCGGCACCGACTGA